In Ascaphus truei isolate aAscTru1 chromosome 2, aAscTru1.hap1, whole genome shotgun sequence, the genomic stretch TTAACACAATCAAGTGCGTTTATtggagtataaaacagtattatgCTGTGTACTCTCCATCTTTCTCTTTATATATGCTGTGACCAACATCCGTATTAATACGATTTTGGAGTGGCCAGAGCACACCTTCCTTCTTGGAAGTAGACTATCTACAGCTGTATATTCCATACCTGGATACCATCCGTATCACCAACCAAAGACTTGATTCACCAGGCGCCTGAATAGTTTTCCATTATTTGCTGGCGGTCAAACAGTGACTTTCAGTcatcccaacgcgtttcacatcTGCATCTTCTCTAGGGTGAGACTAATCGGATCATTGGGTCGCACATCCTCAACaagaactcctccaggtcccacTGTATTTTTACCATTCATCTGGAGGTGAGTACACGAGGTTAGTCTTAACCCCTTAACTGACAGATGTGTTGCAGGTTCCTCTGATACCCTAGGGCAGaggtggcccactccagtcctcaatggccaccaacaggtcagattttaaggatatccctgcttcagcacaggtggcttaatcagtggctcagttgttgactgaaccacttgtgctgaagcagggatatcctgaaaacctgacctgtagagtgggccacccctgctctaggggtTAACTCTTTTCCTGTGCTTTCCTTGTTCCAGGTAATAATGCGTGCAGAGGGTTAGGCGGAGGAGGGGGCTGTTGTGTGCGGCTGCATTGCTCCAGTCTGGGTGTGAGCAGTGTGCTTCTTCTGAGCACAATAACATTGTCTTGTTAATAGCAGCACACAAGGTTTCATTATACAGCACCTCCGTGGGATCCGTCTTTATGCCGATGATTTTTTCCCCTCAAACCTACAATTGAGTTCTTCATAAGAACTGTTTCTAGCCTCTGAATCATCACAAGTCTGCGAAAGGGCAGAAATGTGTGAGAAATGGGTGATCTGCGGTGAACGTTTTTGCGTCATTACATAAGCACGTTATTCTTTGTAATACAAAAGTAATGAAGCGATGTTTCTTTTGCTGAAGTCCCAGTGATTAAAAAGGGAACAATCTTTGCAGGGAACATAGCGACGTTCCCCTTACTGACAGGCACGCTGACAATAACATGGATGTTGCACACTTTGATATCTAGCTTTACCTGGAAATCGgcagcaaattgtgcctgagccAGGAGGCTGCCCCGTTTCAACTAAGGCAATAAAATGCATTAGGAAGTCTTTGGGGGATTTCTGTCTTCACAATGTAATGATCTTGTTGAAAGAATTGTGATCGTGCTCCAAAGATACATATGGCTGTTTTTGATTTGTATGGAAATGAATTTGCGTGTCACTTTGCCGGACCAGTGAAAGAATTAGAGGTGGAATGTAACCCAGGTATTGTCTCCAGTCTCATTCCAGAACTTTATCCAATGCGAAATATACCATTTCTAAAATGAACCTGGTGGATCTGGCCGGCTCGGAGAGGCTGGGGAAAACGGGCGTAAGTAACGGAAATATCTCCGAGTACCTTGTATTAGATTAATGGCGTAgaccaggagtgggcaactccagtcttcaagggccaccaacaggccaggtattggggatatccctgcttcagcacaggtggctcaatcaggggctcagtcgaagactgagcccctgattgagccacctgtgctgaagctgggactgattgagccacctgtgctgaagcagggatatcttgaaaacctgacctgttgttggcccttgaggactggagttggccacccctggtgtagacatCTTacattaacatgtacagtattagctGCGCACTGGAATGAAAGCCTTCAGGGGCCACACTTTCTCTTGGATATTTAAGTTCTGTCAGATATTAAGCGCCGCTTGGAAAATGCACAGCAGGCTGGTCACGTGCCCCCGACTGTCAGTGATTCCACGTGAATCGCAGGTTACAGACTCCAGCGGAGTCTCGCTCATTAAAGAGAATACTGGTGCATTCAAATACCATTTTGGTATTGCTTTTGATCCTTGGAATATGACCCGTTTCCATCCTGCCTTTGCGAGAGCCCAGTTATAAAGCCGTATTTAGTATGAGGAATAAGAGAAggtataaatggcacaccactgtttagaAAAATAAGTTTGTAGTGTACAGTATTCCCTTTTGGGGCTCACCTGCTGCTGATCccggcgtcccaaagctggaggTGTTCGGTCTGAAGAAGGGACTCTTTGTCCAGAAACGTTACCTTGTCATTGGCTCTGATGAATTTAATACATTTTGAAGTTTTTTTTACTCGACCACAGTCTTTTGTGCGCTCCTTCTATTTCTTGCTTATTGCAGTATTTAGTATGTATTTTTACATCAATGCTTTTTCCCCCCCCTCAAAACGGTTTGTGAAACCTATTTATATTAATTAGGATGAAAAGGGGGGAAGCCAATTACTACTGTAAATATTAATAATGGCCTGGCAATATATTGTAACCCCTTTGGCTGCTGGTGGTGCTACTTGGTGCATTGCAAACCGGTCAGGCAGGCTTACACAGGAGGGTACAGGTGCATGGACTTGTTCTGCCTCCTGCAGACACTGACTGCATTCTGTGTTTAAGTCGGAAGGACAGATCCTGAAGGAGGCCGCCTATATCAACAAATCGCTGACTTTCCTGGAGCAGGCAATCATTGCCCTGGCTGATCGCAGgagagaccacatcccattcagGCAGAGCAAGCTCACGTATGCCCTCAAGGACTCCTTGGGTAAGAAGAGCAAAAACAAGGATACTATACATAAGTGTCTATTCTTCACTCATGGTCACATAGCTAATTACTTCCCTGCTCCAAGAGTCACTTGAAAGTTAACAAACTTAAAATGTATCTAAGTATCTCATTGTGACATCTCTGCTTTTTATCACCGCACTTATTTATGCCCTGGAGAGCCTTATTGCTCTCTGAGCCCGCTCACTCACTCCCAGTACTTATTGTACAGTAGCAGTGCACAGCTGCTGGGGCAAGAGGAGCCCAGAGTGTGGAAATGCATTGGCACCTGCACATGATTATCAGGGCCAGCTGTAGGGCGCTAACAAACAAATAATGTTCTAATTGGACTTGCACTCGTGCATACATACACATGGTCATACGGGCATACATACACAAGGTCATACGTGCATACATATGCAAGGTCATACGTGCATTCActcgtacatacatacacaaggtCAGACTCATACGTGCATACATACACAATGTCATACGTGCATACATACACAAGGTCATACGTGCATACATACACAAGGTCATATGTCCTGGAACCAGgatcacgaatgatgtatgaataattccagttagcttaactcatgccttccctcttacaaagcacaacaagtccttttgtctttcttagttttattgagggaaaatcacaggaagaaaggtacttgcagatgtagtgtgggtagagagtgcttctctgtctgatgtgCTGTGTATCAAGATAAggcagtgtaaaacagaaaggccttgctggggtaaatagcaggcagttactcactcagagtccagggtgaaaaggaagtgaggagcaagggtcacactagatgggaagtgagactataataactgtcagcaaggacaggggggtaggaaaagcccactctcagctaggagaataggagattgcaggcaaccaacactgactagggctgtgtaaacaacatgtaacaataatgttgccttttcacatgcagctagctgctgggacggaaaataacaggcagctaaactagggagacatgaatcctatgagctgcaaagggagacagagaaatgtaaaatcctgttccaggacatcaTACGTGCATACATACACAAGGTCATACGTGCATACATACACAAGGTCATACATGCATTCACACGCAAGGTCATACATGCATTCACACGCAAGGTCTTACATGCATTCACTTGTGTATACATAAACAAGGTCATACATACATTCTTGCATACACAAGCATTCACACACAAGGTCATACATGCATTCACTCGTACATATAGTACATACATAAATGTATGCACACATAAAGTCTCACTCACATGCACTGTCACTTATTGTCATTCCAGCCTGGATGTAATCATCGAGctggaatgtatgtatatctttatttatatatcaccCACACGCCGCGCGTTACAAACGATACAGCAAAGGGAGTTATAATACAATAAAGGGCTAACACGTGACTGGAGGAATTTGATCTTTTGCAGTCACTAGGTCTAAGCACTGAATGAAATAGATGGATACTCTGTATAATGCATATATTTATTACAGATGTGATTAGGCATGATCAATATATCAGAAAAAGGTACACGCAGAAACAATCAACTTGTCCCGCAGAGAAAGCAAGATTTCTAACTTTCATAAACTATGACCTTTCTATCAGCGTGAAATGTTATATACTTCTGCCATTTTACACCACTGCATTAAATTGATTGATTGTTGATTATTGATGATAATAATTATTGTagactttgttttttttaacccctgTATTAGTGGAGATTTAATGCATGTTGTGATACCTTTCAGTGGACCTACAATACAGTCCTTCATAGATGAAATAAAGCGTACAGAGCTTTCCGAACCTCGTGGGTCTCTTCTTCGTGTCCATTGGCACCACAGTTAGAAGGAAacatctacagcaggggtggccaactccagtcctcaagggccaccaacaggccaggtattagggatatccctgcttcagcacaggtgactcaatcaatggctcagtcgaagagccacctgtgctgaagcagacatatccttaaaacctggtggccctggaggggtggagttgcccccccccccctcactagtGTCAGTCCCTGTGCCGTTCGCACCACGAAGGCTTAACCCCTTCCCAACGCAGAAAACGTACCACTTGAAAGCCACGTATGCAATGAGCCCGACCACCACGGCGGCCAGGATGGAGCAGTACACGGGAATGATGTTCTTGTTGTTGTCCTCCTGGGGGATGAAGTGGGGGGAGCCGGGGGCCGTGCTGTTCTCGTCCTTGCGAGTATCTCCGTCTATACGCTTCAGGATTGGAACGTCTTtatctgcggggggagggaggcggtggttggggggtgggagggaggagagagggcagAAGAAAATGATGGGACCATTCATGGAACAAACCTCTACtccaggggcagccaactccagtcctcaagggccaccaggttttaaggatatctcttcgactgagccactgattgagaacctgtgccgaagcaggaatatccctaaGCTACACATGTCAGATTCTAGTTATGGGCGTACAAGTGCACACAAAATATGTCGCCTTCTGCCCAGTATTGCCAGAGTCTTCTAAAACTCATCATGTTATTCTcgggttctttttctctttctgcaGGAGGAAACTGCAATACCGTACTGGTGGCAAATGTCTATGGCGAGGCAGCTCAGATCAGCGAGACTGTGAGTAGGATTCTCGAacgaagcatttcaatagccagGACACATGGCTACTGctccacacgcagtcacacgtcCCAAACATCAAGGCCAACACTGCCATCTGCAgctcttattccctcacctgctgtctccaaGTCCCCAaacattccacttagattgtaagctctccggggcaggggttTCCTTTCCTATCGTGCGATTCAATATTTGGTGCACTTACAGTATTCCTTGCATTGTTtgttttgtaaagcgctgcatcaCTGGTGGcactatttaaataaatataaaatacagaACTACAGACAGACATATTTGCATGTCCGTATCCGCTCTCTGCTTCCTCCTGTTCATTTTAGGGTGCTCAGGATTAATAATGATGCCCATTGCAAAACCGCATTGACAGAAGGCGAGTCTGACACAAAGACGTTTCTCACAGTAGATTTTGCTTTATGTAGGTACAGCACATAATTTGGGTTAATAGTATAGCTTTGCCCCCGGGTGGTGAGGACAAGCCCCCTGGTCTAGACGAAGAATCTCTCTCCGCACCAGTTTATTTATTAGAAAAAGCACTAACCCTGCGGCATTCTCCactcattctgcgcatgcgtattTCCCAGCCCTGGCTGCATCTTCTGTGATCATTTCCCCATACATTCTTTCTCTTCTGCATAACCCGTATACGGGGGGCTTATTCTTTCCTGTGTATGCAGTGTCTACAGCAAGTACCTAAATCATGTATTTGGCATCTAAGGAGGGGACAGTTGAGAGATGATAATTACTTCCAGTCTGTCTTGTTGCCCTTTCTGTTGTCCTTATGGTCTagtgcaggggtagccaactgcagtcctcaagggccaccaacaggtcaggttttcaggatatccctgcttcagcacaagtggctcagtcttggactgagcTACCTGTTCTGGAGCagatatatccttaaaacctgacctgttggtggcccttgaggactggggttggacACCCCAGGTCTAGCGTCATACTGCACATTAATCTCTTTAGTGCAGGGACGCAacacacacggtcacacacagtcTCTGTTATGGGGGTTTCACAGTCCAGCATCTTACTGGTTGTGAAACAAAGCCACCGTGCAAGCATTTTACAGAGTTGGGATCAGGGGATACGCTCTCCTTTCCCTTTCATTAAAACATAAAAGGCCCGCGGTTAGGATACAGGACATTCAATTTCAAACCGCTGGCAACCCTGATTAAAATAGTATCAATAATGTTTTTTCTGCGGAATTAATTTTTAGTCAGTTGCTCTATAAACAATCGCAACTCTTGCTAGTGTAGGGGGAACTGTTATAGCGCAGTGCCACTTGGTCAAAATACTCGTCATTCTTTGTTTACTGCGTTTACTTTTCAGAGTTACGCTTCATTATGAAATCTTCCAGAAACCGTTTTGTGTTGAAGAAtgattgtaaaaatatatattttttttttgtgtggggtTGCTTAAAATGGCCACCCTTGTGATTTTCTAAAATGGCTTTTTAACTCTTGCCCTGATCACTGCATCCTTGGTAATCAGTACGTGTAATGACGTTCTTCTGTTCACGTGCCTCGTTAAACAACAGAACTGATTCTTTTCCAGCTCTCCACTCTGCGGTTTGCCAGCAGGATGAAATGTATCCCAGCCGAGTCAGTTGTCATTGAGCACTATGACCCTGTGGTAAATGCCATTTTATATctctttatacatatatatatataaaaagctaaGGATGTCTGCAAGTCATTATAATGTCACCAGTttgatgtcacgtgccagatatatagcctaccaggtacaacacccagtgaCTGACTTGCCACACAGACAAACATTctgatatatatacatgtagtagAGACATAAGTTAACCAAAGTTAACACAAGAACCCCAATTACTGCACTCAAAGTATAGTATAAATACCATAGTGGTAGGGGTATGTAATAACCCACTGGAGGAGTGGTGTATTCCTCCTAGAATCGACACAACAGGGTGAGTATTGTTCTCACAatagataaaaaataataaaattttatttcaaTATAACACAACAATAACTTTTCAAAATATATACAAAGGGTTAATTAAAATCCCCGGGTAGGCGGTAGAAAAGGGTGTAGCAATACTGGGCTATTAACCCATAGTATGCTGACtctgtatataataagcagtatTACCAAATTCTAATGGCTAAAGTAGCAAATTAGAAACTTCAATACTGTCTGGTAATCTGCTAATATACTTCCCTTACAAACACTGGCTACTTGGGTAAATAGCATAGTGATAAATCAGCCGATGTAGCTAAAGTGTTGGTATAGCTCGGCAGAATAGGAACCTCCCAAGTAGAGCCACACATGTAACCTTACACTGCTCAGTACATTAATACCGACTTCCAATATTttagtaggagagagagagagaaaacctaGCAGTGTATCAGTTGTAACAACCTTCAGACTGCATGCTACACTGCAGCAGGACACCCCACGCAGTCTCAACTTAGTACAATGGAACAAGATGAATACGACCGTATTGTGTTGGTGATGTGCTGGTAACTAGATGATGCCGATACCACCGAGCTGTAGCACAGCTGATTCAGACTGCCTCCTGCATTAGCATCACCGTCGTGGGGTGTCCTGCTGCAGTGTAGCATGCAGTCTGAAGGTTGTTACAACTGATACAAGGCGATGAAGAGGTAATGGTACCTGTGATAAGCACTACCTTGAAACACCGTGCCATCAAGTCATGTGGCAGAGATCTGGTGTTAGAGGCGATATCCGAGCTGTAAaactctttttctgtttttctcccaGCGAGTGGCAAAAAATCTGGCGAAAGAGATTGCACATCTGAAACAGGAACTAGCCATTCATGACACTTTGGTAAGAGGCAGATTcctgttttttttacattgttgcGTGTTTATCAGTTTGTTTGTGTCTGTCTATTAATTCATCATctcctctgaaaaatcaaaaCTGAGAAAAAATCCACGAGGTACTGTAGCACGAAAAACACAAGACAAGCCCGCGACGGGGAAGCGTATACGTAAAAAGTATGATTTATATGGTAAAGAGTAATTGAAAACTCGCATATACAATATCATAAACCAGCGTCACAACCTCGCCGTGAATACAGGCAAtggtctagaccaggggtgcgcaaacttactTTCAtgcgcccccctttctcctctccggCTCGGCCCAATCTTTTTGTGTCTATGCTGGTTTATAATATTGTATATGCGAGTTTTTAATGACTCTTTGCTTTATAAATAATACTTTGTATTTATACGCTTCCCCATTGGACGTTTGTTGTGCTGGAGTTTGCAGGTCAGTTAGGAATAGTCTGTTATCCACGTTATTGTATGTcaagtgtggccaactccagtcctcaagggccaattttcttaaaatattactgcttcaacacaagtggctcagtcaaagaggcaggaagtgcaaagagaggggaggagagagtgcaaagaggagcagggcattatggaggagagagtaaggtgaggaagagggggacaaagactgagccactgattgatccacctgtgcttcAGTAGAGGTAGCCTTGaagcttgacctgttggtggcccttgaggattggcgtTGGCCGCCCCTCTGCTACGTAGTCATAGTTTCACTGAATCACACATTCTCTTAAATGATTCAGGATTGCATCCTTGGCCCATGCCAGGTTTGTTTGTGATGATGAGCATCACATTGTATGCATACATCTACTGTAAATTCTCATGGACTGTATTAATTAGCACCTCTGCTGTTGGGAGTGGTTAATTGTAGGTATAACTTTATGTAGCGGCCACCATGTATGTAACGCTGCACATAAATAGGAAATAAGATGTCGTACATGGGAATGCCATAGAAAACGGCACCAAAATCTAAAAGCAAAAATTGGAATAAGGGAGTCCCTGACCCCAATAGCTTACTGTCTGAGTGGTGTGTTGGGAGACTTGGAGAAACAATGTAAGTGCATTGGTTCATACGGAATGTCTTCGTGGATGAGTTGTAAGCGCATCTCGGGAGGATAAAGAAGTTGCGTGTTGGTGTTGGGAGAATGCTACTTTAGGAAGGTGAATTCTCAGAGAGAGCAGCAGGTAAAAAGACTTCCAGGCCTTAGATGACAATAGATACATGAGGTTCGGAAAAAAGAGCGCCTTGTGCCGAGCACAAGAGGCGAGAGATTACAGCCAAGGTGCAAGGTGGGCAGATGGGTGTGGAATCTTAAATGCAAAAATGTTTTTGTCAGCCACATTTTTGGGGATGATGTGACAGAGAAAGACACCTTACCCTTTCTTAGTAAGCAGACTCCCTCTGTCTGAGTCTCATCTCATAGAAACATTGATGGTCTCATCAAAATGTGGGAAAGGTTTTGCTTCCAATTGCCTATGAAATTCCACTTTGAGCCACCACTATATCTCATTAGCCTTCATGACACGGTCTTCCCGTCCACCAGCTGTGATACTAATATAGCTTAAAGAGAGGTAGAATGATGTGTTCTATACCATGGGATCTTCAAATCCAACATGACTTCCATTCGCCTGTCCTACAGTACTCAGCAACTTGTAATATCTCCTCGTAACGCCCAACCTGTTGCTTTTTCGCACTCACCCTTTGTGTCTTTATGTAACACGTGTAGGTTTGATATTGTATGTTGGTCTTTTCTCTCCAAACCTTGCCTTGTTATGCTTCTTGATAAATAATTGAATGCATGATTATTCCTTTTGATGTAGGCCAACCGCACTAACGTCAGTTATGAACCTTTCAACGAGAGCCAGATCGGCGAGATTAACACACAGGTCCGCAGATACCTAGATGGAAATCTGCATGAGATTGATGTAAGGTTCTGCAGTTGTGTATTCTGCAAATGAACAACTACTATTTCTATGACACCTATACAGTTTTAATTCAACTTTTGCTTTTCTTCAGATCATAAACATCAGACAAATCCAAGAGGTCTGTTCCCAGTTCAAAATAATTTTGAGGTATGTGTTTCATTTTTAATTTATAGACATGTCCTAATACAAAACCCTTTGGCCCGCAAATGTGGAAATCCTCAACAAAAAAAAGAATTCATTTATCTAATTTAGTTTTCATACTAAGTATACGTAATCAAACCAGTGATCTCTAAACATCTTCTAAATGGTTTAgattttccatttttttaaataaaagcttTTTTAGGAATCCATACTTAAAAAGGCGAATTGATATATTAAATAAATTTTCTGTTAAGGGACGTAACCTCATTAGATAGATTATCCCATCTGGATAGTAAAATGTGGGCAATTTTAAGTCCGAGGAAATTATGGCAGGATGGGAATGAGACGCAGGAACCTTTGTGGATGTTTTATAGATTAAAACGGGTTTAAGGAACCTGTGTGACATGTGAATAAATTCTTAAGTGTTGTTACaaattgcattgacaaattgacAGGGATTATTTGTTCTTTACAGCCAACAGGAACAGGAAGTAGAAGCCAGACTGAGACAAAAATACACCTTGATAGACAGGAATGACTATGTAGCTATTGCAGCTGCTCAGAAGGTAGGTATGGGTAATCTATGGATAACTTGAGAACTCTTTTGGGtcttgtaagagacgtgttcagaggtacgcaatggatactatttttaaggtgaaactaaaattaggctttattgctcCTGTCCCTttttacacagcaaaacatatgaaaataagacaaacaaaaacctatctccactttggagactatctacacatgtagctcagccctctctgactgggttggctAGCTAAGCTATtcaccagccccaaaatataaacatatatacagatacataacagttccaaaataaagtcttatctgtctctctggtagctgtagtggtgaaggcttctctctttcctgggttgctgccttttcctcaggcta encodes the following:
- the LOC142487940 gene encoding kinesin-like protein KIF9 isoform X1 — translated: MSAKGSNVRVFVRFRPTANFAQDTINLGEDNKTIDIHIKKDEKFGVVNNQRSDWSFKVDGFLHNASQDSVYNAAAEPVVSKVLDGYNGTIMCYGQTGAGKTFTTTGATGNYKLRGIIPRVLQQVFKEIEERSEQSVTVRVSYLEIYNETLFDLLSTLPDVPAPDTQMTIVDDAQGVSVKGLSIHHASSEEDAMNLLFEGETNRIIGSHILNKNSSRSHCIFTIHLESHSRTLSNAKYTISKMNLVDLAGSERLGKTGSEGQILKEAAYINKSLTFLEQAIIALADRRRDHIPFRQSKLTYALKDSLGGNCNTVLVANVYGEAAQISETLSTLRFASRMKCIPAESVVIEHYDPVRVAKNLAKEIAHLKQELAIHDTLANRTNVSYEPFNESQIGEINTQVRRYLDGNLHEIDIINIRQIQEVCSQFKIILSQQEQEVEARLRQKYTLIDRNDYVAIAAAQKVGMGNLWIT